From the Xylocopa sonorina isolate GNS202 chromosome 9, iyXylSono1_principal, whole genome shotgun sequence genome, the window ATCGTAGCTGGTTTTTTAGTTACCTTCTTCAATGCAGATGGACCCTTTAAGATATTTACTGGTACTGGATTTGCTTTGATCTGATGTCTCTTTAATTCCTCCATTTCCAGCTGTTCTCGTTCTTGCGTACTCAAAACGTTGTTTCGTCTAGATCTTTGCTTGCATCTCAGGGCTGGAGAAACGGGAAGAGTCAGCTTCAAAGGGGAATGTTTCAATTTCATCAAAGCTTCTGGCTTCAGATTTCTGTTCAGAGTACGGAATCTCTGAGGTGTACCATTCTGGAATTTTGAAACTGCTTCCGCGAGACTGATAAATTTATTCGAACACCTGCGGTACTTCTTAAAGCTTTGCCTACGATACTGACAAGTGAGTACCCTGGTTTGCGATTTGTTCAGCGAGTATCGTCTTGTTTTAAACAAACCTGGTTGCCTCTCCGCGTGGGATACAACTTTATAAGACAATCTCTCTTCTAGATGATCATTTTCCAAACAATCATCAGCATTTAACTTCTCTACCGATTTGATCTTATCGTTCGTGGCAGTAGTTCGTAATTGATTCCTTTTAAGATTATTAGTTTGTAAACTTTTCAACGATGATTTATTAACTCCGTTTTTCTTCTCTTCCAACTTGGTAATATTCTTTTTAATCCTCTCTGGCATGGCGCGTTTTACCTTATTGTCCGTCAATGACGACTTAAATCCACAAGTCAGATCAGTTATAGATATATTCCATGCCTGATGAATTTTGCTAGACCTGTCGTTTATTTCTAAATTCTTCATATCATCGCTCAATTGATCCTCTTTCTTCGTATCTGCTACCATATATTCTTTACTATCGTGAGGTATAAAATACGCCGTACTGGTACATTCTGGTGGTTCCTtttctaaactatcgtcaaACTTGGTCTCATTAATCGATTGTTCagttttaatttctatgttgccTGGAAATGCTATATACTTCTTAACGGTAGATTTAATATGCAATTGGGGATCATGCACCTCGTGCTCTACGTCGAAATAATTGTCGGAAGGAACCTGAGGGCTGTGGGTGAAATCAGCCCACTGTGGAGCCCAACAATCATCCATCATATCGCAAAAATTTAATCAATCGATTAAACAATAATCTAACTTGGTAATGCTCGAAGATAATCTGCAGAGAAGAACAGGTGACGATGAAGCAGCATAGAAAATATCGCTTCCTTTGCAGGAAACTGAAAATTTCTTTTTACGCACCTTCGAAATATGTACGAGGCAAATAAAATTTCTAATCCTTACGCAATACGGTGTTGTCGATTGTTCACCTTGTTCGTTAGTTCCTTCACAATTATCGAGACACGATAATTCTTCAAAATAAAGCTGTTTGTTTGGAATGTTTACTGTTTAAGAGGACAGTAACGGACAGTAACTGATCAACGCGAACGTTGACAAACTTGAGTTTGAAATTTTTCAATCCTTCCTCCGATTGGCTGAGAGTAACGTGCATACCACAGAAGTGAAATGTTTCTATGCTGTTGCCGTGCGAAAAATCCATTCGTTCCCTAGGAAATATATGCTATAATTGTGGTAACACGTACGACCGATACTTTGCTacgatttctagttaagttcattTGCTAAGTATAATTATAATGTCACGAATAAACGAAAATGTTATAAACGACATGTTACAAACCTATAATAAAACGTAATTATTATCAATGTTTCAATTCTTACCACAGATGTCGCCGCACACTGTTTCCATACTTAGTCGGTACCATCGCGACCTACACGAAATTGATAATAGAACTGCAGAATACCAAGAAAAGCTCGACGACAACAGCTGAAAAACGAACGACAAATGTAATACACCCAATCGATCAATTTACTAATTAATCATTAATCTATATTAAGCCCTGAAGTATCCAACGATCGTGATATACATATATCAAGAAACAACGGAACGTGGTCATCTTCTTGGGACGACGTAAGAGGCGAAGAATCCTCCGAGTACAGCTGTTCGCGTGTAGTTACCAATCACGTGCTGGCCATGAGATTCAACTGATttgcataaataaatatttagagaggaacgaacggcgGATCGAATTTAAATCGCAGCGGTGCATCGAGGTGCATAGGTTGCGATGCGTAAAGTTGCCGCGCGGAAGCGCCTCTACCATTTGCACGTGAAGTTAACCAGACATGTCGTCGGACGTTTTTGCTGGATTAATGTTCGCCTGGAAAGATGTAAATAAACTGTTGATTAGCTGACCAGTTTCGTGCGATGAATCGTACGAGGACCGCAATATGTGCGTAGCTGTATGTGCACGACCGTTTATCCGGGAATCCAAAGGTGAGCGGGTAAGAATGTCGCGGGCGCTAGCGCGCTCGTCGAGCGATCGACTTAGCCGTACAACAGATAGAACATATTGTCCCGATCACGTTTCTTTCCTCTTCAGCTCCTGCATGTATATTCGACGATGAACACGCACCGTCGATCGAACGACTTTCCATCAACGTCTTCGACGTTTATGCTCACGAAACATCCGTCCTTAAGGATCCGTCTCCCTACTGTCACTTCACTCGTTCATCCATTTCGAAGACTTGCGATTATCTTGCTGCGAGCGACTGTCGTCGCGCtgtagaacgtgatatcgtatcgatGTCCAGTAAATTCGAAGA encodes:
- the LOC143426924 gene encoding uncharacterized protein LOC143426924, whose product is MMDDCWAPQWADFTHSPQVPSDNYFDVEHEVHDPQLHIKSTVKKYIAFPGNIEIKTEQSINETKFDDSLEKEPPECTSTAYFIPHDSKEYMVADTKKEDQLSDDMKNLEINDRSSKIHQAWNISITDLTCGFKSSLTDNKVKRAMPERIKKNITKLEEKKNGVNKSSLKSLQTNNLKRNQLRTTATNDKIKSVEKLNADDCLENDHLEERLSYKVVSHAERQPGLFKTRRYSLNKSQTRVLTCQYRRQSFKKYRRCSNKFISLAEAVSKFQNGTPQRFRTLNRNLKPEALMKLKHSPLKLTLPVSPALRCKQRSRRNNVLSTQEREQLEMEELKRHQIKANPVPVNILKGPSALKKVTKKPATIAEEFHFTQPKKTRHTTGPFTNLQRNANDNEQKNTISATALANTSNIVDKDNACTESAVGSVKAKSSSFEARNKQYRMKKEENLKNLCVQETNKTKAQFHARPAPKFSKPKEPVKEQNAKKRTIVPCPFSFETRNKTQVKKKEELVKQMQEQDKKSRVFHANPAPSFKPVTVHGVAKENLRNKEKPSNLKELRTRQIRSCNDQENKQPNIMAKAITRTDTKKKDTKQNIANNKPEKKEMKSKVQHVAENKNEKQYTIQKKAISFELSTDKRARERSEFDEKIRKKEQELEMKKLEEEKNRLLKEKLERAQLRKMAEVKARPMPVFKPMVILKSTKPPTSPQSPALGIRKRAKSVS